The following coding sequences are from one Dermacentor andersoni chromosome 5, qqDerAnde1_hic_scaffold, whole genome shotgun sequence window:
- the LOC140218562 gene encoding piggyBac transposable element-derived protein 2-like: MYNFEVYTGKIFPQPGFPDIGASCNIVFRMASVVPRGLDYILYFDNWFCSVDLQVVLKKAGISSVGTVREARLKGCKVPSDKELKKKGRGSYVEMETTFEGVSLRAVKWFDNRPVTLLSTFASASPENTVKRFDNKARTSVSITRPSIVGVYNECTGGVDLMDMLVALYRINLRSKKWYRRLFFHLLDVVIVNCWLLYRRDSTAAKVPRNQQMTLLHFKAEIAITVPVEDLTKEHRTTSLDVLGVGNACSPGHWPIRYQCFQRGMGSSDI, translated from the exons ATGTACAACTTTGAAGTGTACACAGGCAAAATTTTTCCGCAGCCGGGTTTTCCAGACATCGGTGCCAGCTGCAACATCGTTTTCAGAATGGCGAGTGTCGTACCTCGCGGTCTAGACTACATCCTGTATTTTGACAACTGGTTTTGCAGTGTGGACTTACAGGTGGTCCTCAAAAAGGCTGGTATCAGTTCCGTAGGCACAGTACGCGAAGCTCGCCTGAAAGGATGCAAAGTTCCATCCGACAAAGAGCTAAAAAAGAAAGGGCGTGGCTCTTACGTGGAGATGGAGACGACATTTGAAGGGGTGAGTCTGAGGGCTGTGAAGTGGTTTGACAATCGTCCCGTCACGCTGCTGTCCACATTTGCATCGGCATCACCAGAGAATACTGTGAAGCGCTTTGACAATAAGGCCCGAACGTCGGTGAGCATAACTCGTCCTTCTATTGTAGGTGTCTACAATGAGTGCACGGGCGGTGTGGATCTAATGGACATGCTTGTGGCGCTGTACCGCATCAACTTGAGATCCAAAAAGTGGTACAGGCGGCTATTCTTCCATTTATTGGATGTCGTAATCGTCAACTGCTGGCTCCTGTACCGCCGAGATTCCACCGCGGCTAAGGTGCCACGCAACCAGCAAATGACCCTACTGCATTTCAAAGCAGAGATAGC CATCACCGTTCCTGTTGAGGATCTTACTAAAGAACATCGGACGACGAGCCTGGATGTGTTAGGAGTTGGAAATGCGTGCTCGCCAGGCCACTGGCCCATTCGTTACCAGTGTTTCCAACGTGGAATGGGATCCTCTGACATCTAG